TTGAATAACACTTGTCAACTCCAGAATGGGTGTACCTGAAATGCACTGCCGTATTGCCTGGTAGATCCTCGTCTACACATGTATCATCTCGTGACAGGCATGTGGGAGGACACTCAGTATAttgttgaaggaaggaaggaattgaaTGGACTCTCTTGGGTTTTCTGGAAGGACTGTCCAAGCCAGCTTGGTGATTTTCACTCTAGGTGAAGCTGACTCACTTCCCCCAAACATGAGACTCAGGCCTGGCCCATCAGAACAACACATACCCTGGCCCCTGCGCCACAGGTCGGAACTTAGCAGGTAATCCAAGTCAAGGCAATCAGGCCCAGTCAGAGCTGAAATTAGGCCTTCTGCTTGAGGAACCaggaaaaaatggttttaattttcactagCCTTAGAGCTGTAAGGATGTAAGAAGCAGACACAGAGGGAAACAGAGCCAAAAgttggagagggagagggagaagagaagaaggctAGCTCCTCCTTTCCAGCCGTAGCCTGGTTCTATCTCCATTTTGGAGGACACTGTTCAACTCTAAGTTTATTTCACCTGTTTACTTGTCCCCATGCCCAAACTTTTGGGAAAATAAGAGTGCAACCAAGCCCACGCATGAGGGGCCAGAGAGGCATGTGAGAAACAAAATGTGCTGAAACGGAAGGTCTCAACCTGGGGCTCCCTAAGGTAAAGCAGGACATCAATCCAGTGACTCTCTAgcttcattcaagaaatatttaataagcattcAGCATATTCTAGGCATGTGTTTTTCAAAGTGTAGTACATGGATAATCTGTCAGAATTCTCTCCTACACTTCCTACTAAATCAGAAGCCCTGggggctcaggaatctgcattttaaagcaGCTCTGTAGGTGATGTGGATTCACACTGAAGTCTGAAAACCACAGGCActgagctgggtgctggggcCTAACATTGTCAGCTCGTGGAGAGTAAGTACAGCAGTGGCTGCGAACGAAACGGCTAGTGGGAGAGTGTAGAGTGAGAAGCGGACGAAGGACCCAATTGTGAAAGACCCCAAACCACCCCAGCCCTCCAAGATGTCATCTGTCCTTGCCTTCGCCGGCCCTTTCGCCCTCCGTGGAGGCAGGCCCGCGCCCAAGAGAAACCATCCAGCTCCCAGCCTAACGCAACAGGAGGGGCGGGGCTCGGCTCTTCCGGGAcgctcccccgccccccggggaCTGCGCGGGACGTGCCCGCCCTGCGCGACGACGTCAGCGCGCCCGCGCGCGCCAGGGGAGGAGTGGGAGCTGCGGGCCGGGAGGCGCTGACGCTCCGGTAAGCCGGGCTGGGCaggggggaggaaggggcggGACAGCGAGTCCCCCGAGAGTGCGGGGTCGCGGTTTGGACCCGGAGCGGGAACCCTAGAGGAGCTCAGCATCGCTTCCTCTCCCAGCAGGCCCCGTCCGGTCCGGCGATGGAGTTTCCGGACCTTGGGGCTCACTGTTCGGAGCCGAGCTGTCAGCGCTTgggtgagggggtgagggggtgagggggtgaggggcGGAGCAGGCGGGAGGCGGGGCCGGGCGGAGACGGGCTTGGAACTGCAAGTGGCGGGAAGGGTGGGCTCCCAGGCTGGAAGTGCCCAAGGGGGGCGGGGCTCGAGGTTGGGGCGTGGCTTAGGAGATAGTGGACTAGGTCAGGGGTGCAGTTCACTGCGAGTACGACGGCGTTTTCGTTTCCCTGAGTGGAAGGCTTGAGTGAGCGGGAACGAGGTCGAGGTCCCCCTGGACCTGCAGTCCAACCCACTTCCTGCAGATTTTCTGCCGCTCAAGTGCGACGCCTGCTCGGGCATCTTTTGCGCAGACCACGTGGCCTACGCCCAGCATCACTGTGGATCTGCTTACGAAAAGGTGAGGGGGCGGTCTGAGGGTGAAAGGGGGCGGATGGAGGATGGCATGCAGAATCTCTGGAACCCCTCTGCTTCCCATTTCCTCTCTTTTACTGTCTTTCTGAGGCTCAGTGCTGGGAACATTGTTTCCTTTTGCGTTTATGGGGGGCATGTCCAGGTTCTTTCAGGACCAGAGATTTGGCTGGTTTGGGAGTAGGCCACAGACCGACCCCTGCTCCCTGACTGTAGGATATCCAGGTACCTGTATGCCCACTCTGTAATGTGCCTGTCCCTGTGGCCAGAGGGGAGCCCCCTGACCGTGCTGTTGGGGAACACATTGACGGAGACTGCCGCTCTGATCCAGCTCAGCAAAAACGTAAGGTAAGCGTTGGAGGGGTTAACCGTGGTCACCTGGGACTACAGATGCCTGGAAGTCTGTACAACTGTTAGGATGGGGTTGAAGGGGGATCAGAGTCTCAGCAGAGACAATCCTCCCTACTCCACCTCAGATCTTCACCAATAAGTGTGAACGCTATGGCTGCCGGCAGCGGGAAATGATGAAACTGACCTGCGACCACTGTGGCCGAAACTTCTGCATCAAGCACCGTCACCCACTGGACCATGATTGCTCTGGGGAGGGGCACCCCACAAGTAGGGCAGGGTAATTGCAACCAAGTCCTCTACTTGGCTTTGGGACCATCCCATCCTTTTGAAACTGACTCAACCTCTGTCATTATAGTTGGGAAGCGTCAACCTGTCCCCTTGGCTAGGgagtctttttatttccttttgaagtGCATGTTTTCCAGACCTTGTGGAGGAGTTCCCCTCCAGACTTCCTTGGTCAGGCCAGGGAGGAACATGCAAGCTGACTGTGCCTGGAGGCATGCCAAGAGTGTCTCTTCCCTACAGACTGGCTGCCATCTCCAGAGCACAAAGCCTAGCTTCTTCTACAAAGACCATCCCCAGCCCAAACCAGACCTTGCCTTCATCTACCTCTGCCAGCAGGTAGGCCTGcctgtttctcctcttccttttttcccttcacaTCTCTGACCTCAGCCTCTTGAATGTCTGCCATAGAGCCACAACTCAGTCTCCATCCCGGACAGCCTCTCCAGTGATTGCTTTGCAAAATGGCTTGGTGAGTTGGGCAGAGGTCAGATGGACAGAAGCAAACCCACAGAGAGTAAAGTCCAAGGCAGCtggtcttatttttccttttgcagaGTGAGGATGAGGCTCTGCAACGAGCCCTGGAACTGTCCCTGGCAGAGGCCAAACCCCAGGTCCCAAGGTACCTTCACTCTGGTGAAAGAGGGTGGGACGTGGGCAAGGGCTCAGTTTGGAGGGAGGTAGGTGGGACCACTCTCATCCAATGCAGGATAACTGTTAGGAACTTGGGCTCAAAATTAAGCTTTTGAACTACAGTATATGACCTCTGACAAGTTCTTTAACCCATTAAGAGTCTTAATgccctctataaaatggggacagtactAATACCTTATAGAACCCTACCTATGAAAATTGAGATAATACTCAGAAGTGCTCAGCACAGTGATGCCTAACAGGTGAGATGCTCACATTTTAGATACTGTCATCCAGCTTAAGCTGTTCCTCCCTCCCAGTTCTCAGGAGGAAGAAGACTTAGCTTTAGCACAAGCACTATCAGCCAGCGAGGCAGAATACCGACAGCGGCAGGTATGAGGACGGGGTAGAGACAGGCCCTGCGCTGGGAGGAAGTAAGGAGTTTACGGGGGGTTGGGGGATGCTCTTCCAAGTAGCAGAGTTTTGGAATGGTGGTTATCCTTGTGTTTTCAATGGGACTCCAGCCCATGCTGAGCTCTGCAGTGAGGACTGTCCCCCTCATTTCCTTGATGTCGAACCctgtcttcctctccttcccctccccttgctCCAGGCTCAGAGCCGCAGCTTGAAGCCGTCCAACTGCAACCTGTGCTAGGGCCTTGGGCTTGGGGAGGGAGGCTCAGCTGAGGAGGACTGTGGCCCTCACATCTCTAGGGTCCACAGGGAGAGGAGGCCCGGAGCAGCCTGGAGTGAAGATGAGGAGTGACGTGGAGGCCGCCTTCAGGGAGCATCAGAGGAGAAACAGCTTGTGGAGCTGAGCCTACAGATGGCTCTGCTGGCCTCTCCAGCTGCATGGGAGAGAACAGCTCTGAACTGTTCCCTGGCCAGACCCCACATGGCCCCCTGCATCTTGACATTCCCTGTATACTGGGGCTCCCCCCACGTgtagggggctgggagggggcgcTAGAAAGAATAAAGAATCTTGGCAGTCAGTAAGACACCAAAGTGGtgtgtttctttctcctctccaacCAAAAACAGAAGAGTCCTGTCAAGAATGCTCACCTGATCTAAGGGTGGAGGCCCGCTGCAGTCCCCCACACCAGAAAGTCACAGTGATCCCAGCACAGTCCACACTTTTATTTCCCCCAAAAGTGCTTTTTTGAAAGGCCCCTTTCCTTCACTATAGCTACAACCAAGACCAGGATGAAATATGGCAGGGAAGAGGGATACAGTGTTATTTCCCTCAGTTATCCTTTGGGAGGGAAGGATACTTTTGTCACCATGCCTTAGTCTGGGGCTTGGTGTCTTCAGAGACTTCTTGtccctgctgctgcagctgccacATGTCAGCATACACCCCGCCTCGGGACAACAGAGCCTCGTGCCTGGGGCAAGGAGAAAAACATAAGTCCCAGCCAACTATCAGTTTTACCCCAAGAGTCCTCGCCACTAGTCTATGAGATGACAGGGAACTGGTGAGGGAGATCCTTCCAGAAAGCCCTGGGATTCCACAACCTTTTCCTGGGGCCCTCAATTCAGAGGCCCTTCCCTATTCATCCTGCTGTGTCCCTTACCGTCCTCTCTCCACAATGCAGCCATCCTTGATGACGAGGATCTGGTCAGCACTAACCACAGTGGAGAGCCTGAGAGGTCAGAGGTCAGTCACCTACCACACCACCAGTGTGGGCCCCGCTGCCTGCTGCCCGTCCCGTACCTGTGTGCCACCACGATGGTGGTGCGGTTGGCGCAGACTTTGGCCAGAGAAGCCTGGATGGCCCTCTCATTAGGTGTATCCAGCGCGGATGTTGCCTACAGAGAGGGACTGGGTAAAACTGCCCCTGCCACCCAAATCCCCAGTGGGAGGAGGATGCAAGCTGCTGGCCAAAGCCTCAGGAATCAAAAAGAACCTTGTTTTGCGCTTGAAAACTGCAAGGTGTTTCTGTGAAACATGGATTTGTGCTGGCTCTCCTAGATGGAGACGGTGCCCAGCAGGAATGGCTGGGGCACaggttggggaggaaggaggggagaaggcacTCAGGGCCCTCACCTCGTCCAGCAGAACGATGTCTGGAGCCTTGAGAATGGTGCGAGCGATGGCGACACGCTGCTTCTCCCCACCGCTCAGCTTCAGTCCTCGCTCACCCACCTGCGTATCGTACCCTGTGGAAATTGCCCACCTCCCTCAAGTCACAGTAATAAACTTGTTTTCTGTGACCAGATGGGCAAGGAAGAGGTGGAACCGAGGTCAGAGGGAGTAACGGGACTGAACTGGGCAGGAGGGGGACTCTGCAGGGGAGGCTCACCTTCAGCGAAAGCCGTAATGGTGTCATGGATGCCTGCAGCCTGAGCCGCAGCCTTCACCTCATCGTTCCCAGCTGTGATGCGGCCGTAGCGGATATTGTTGGCAATGGTGTCATTGAAGAGGACAGTGTCCTGGGGCACGACTCCAATGTGAGACCGGAGAGAGACCTGGGTCACCTGGGGCCAAAAGACCATATATATGCTCTGGTCTGTGAGACCCACCCAGGCCTGGAAGGTAGGATGGGATGGTGGGAAGCACATGGGATGAGAGGCCCTGCGTGAGAATCCTGCCTCCACCTCCCCAAACCCTAGCTGTgcgggcaaatcacttaacctgaGTCTGTTTTCCCATcgataaagagaaaatacactttctctccctgcttccctgggtTGCTGCAGATCTTTGTGCCTCATACAGCACCATACCACTCATTCTCATGACTACTTTCCTTATGTAGGTCGTCTACTGCTAGAAAGGCTGAGGTCTCCCGGCCCAACTTTCTGCAGGGGTGACAGCTCCTCCTCCACTCCCTGGATGCCCAGCACCTGCCATGCTTTCACACACAGGCCCCTAAATTACAGTCTTCTCCCAAGCATCCTTACCTGTGAAATGTTCTGCCCATCTATTCGGATGCAGCCAGAGCTGATGTCATAGAAGCGAAACAGCAGGCGCAAAATTGTGCTCTTCCCTGCTCCTGATGGGCCCACCTGTTGCatgagaaacaaagggaaaacatTCTAAGGCCCAtcggcttttatttattttttttatttttttaaaaaacctttatttatttatttatttatggctgtgttgggtcttcgtttctgtgcaagggctttctctagttgtggcgagcgggggccactcttcatcgcggtgcgcgggcctctcactgtcgcggcctctcttgttgcggagcacaggctccagacgcgcaggctcagtagttgtggctcacgggcctagttgctccgtggcatgtgggatcttcccagaccagggctcgaacccgtgtcccctgcattggcaggcagattctcaaccactgcgccaccagggaagcccccatcggCTTTTAAATCTTTCTCTCCAAGAGGCCACCAATGTCCATGGAGGCTGCTACATTCACTCCAGTAACCTGGCATGACAGGGCTAACTCCACAGCCTTGGTCCCAAGCTACCACGGGCACTAGAATAAGGGAAGCTCAAGGAGTCTGGGCCAACTGGCTGGGTCTCCTCTCACCAGGGCCAGTGTCTGTCCAGGCATCACGGTGAAGGACACATCCTGCAGGGTCTCCCGCCTGCAAAGAAGGATGGGCATGCTCAGCAGGCCTGCTGCACTGCCAGGGGCCCCCTCCAACACTAGAGCCACTACTGGGCCCTGCCCCTCTCTTGCTCAGGCTCTCTTCCCAGGTAGTGGTGGGTTgagaagcagggaggaggggcaggaaggcagTGTGTAAATGGACACTGGAAAAGGGGGCTGGGGGACAGTGAAAGGGGAGGGGCTCACCCATCGGTGTAGCTGAAGTGCACATTCTCAAACTCAATCTGGCCCCTCTGAAAGTGAAggggccctgctccaggaaggTCCTTCACCTGGGAGAGTGCCACCAATGTGTGCCATTACAGGCCTGGTATTCTCCAGACACGAAAAACACCACGCAGGCTCCCGCTCCCTACAAACCCGGCTCCTGTCTCCCCACTCACTTCTGTCTCCTCTTTTAGCAGGTCAAACATGTTCTCCATGTCAATGAAGTTGGTCTGGATCATCCTGCAAGAAGAATGCTGGCTGGAGCTCCTCTGAGGAGCTGGAGAAATAACAGTGCACCCTGAACAGGTGAGGGCCAGGGTCAGGTTACCTGTAGTAGGTGCCAAACCAGTTGAGGGGCATGTACAGCTGGATGATGTAAGTGCCAAACAGCACAAAGTCCCCAACCTGTGGACATCAAGGGAAGAGGACAGAGTCACAGGAGGCCTGCGGGCTCTCACCCTGCCCACTGGCTATCACCCTGCCTGCTTCCCACCCAGGAACCTGGTGGCCTAAACAAAGACCCCAGTCCCCTCATCCCCAGGCCCAGCACAATTCCCTCACCTGTAGCTTCTGCTCACTGACAAAATATGCACAAAGCAGGGAGCCAGAGAGGAGCCCAAGTCCAATCACCAGGTTCTGGGTCTGATTTAGTAAAACCAGTGAAGCACTTGACTTCCACTCCAAACCCTGGGGCCACGACATGAGAGGAAGGAATATCACATACATGCTGACAGTCACCAAATCCCAACCTGGCCCTGGGCACCTTCAACCTCACAGCCCAAATTTTACTCCTCTCTGTCCTGGCAATTCCACAAGGCCAGGCTGTTGCTCTCAGTCGGCCTCAAAGTAGCATCCTCGCCTGATATTTGATGATGGCCTCGCGATAGCGTTCCACTTCATAACTCTCCGCATTGTAATACTTCACCTGATGAATTCAAACCACAGCTGTTCCACACGGCCACAGCTTTCAGCTCAattccccatccctcctccctaaTTGTAAACAGCACACCTCGCACCCCCCAGCTGCTTATCAGCCCCGATGGTCCCAGGCACACTCTTCCACATCTCCGAGCCTCACAACACTGCCACCAAGGCCTCTGTTACCGTCTCAAAGTTTAGCAAAGAGTCCACAGCCCGTGCCCGGGTAGCATTCTCCTGTGTGTTCATAGCACGTCGAAACTTCGTTCTCCACTCAGTGACCACAATGGTCAGGGCTAGAGAGtgacaggaggagggagagggagaagaagagagcaAGACATCACTCCCAGCAGCGGAGACCATGTGCATGTCTGCTGCCGGTCACATGTGCACTAACCCTGTGCTACAGCCCAGGGACCCAGATTCCAAAGGGGAGGGAGTCTTAACCTCCCTGAGGGAAGGGGCTGTGTCCAAGACCTCATTGCAGGCTGCATAAAGCCTGTGTGAAAACGGTTGTGGTGAACAAATGAACGCAAGCTGCATCCTGTTACAAAAATGAGGTTCGTCCTTGACTCGCATCCAAAGCGGGCATCTAATGTGACCAGGAtgcccttccccagccctccctccagccAGGGTGAGCTGAGGTTCCCTCAGCAGAGGAGGCTCACCCGTCACATTGGGGAGCAGCAGGAGGCTATGCGGGTCCACTGATCTACAGCCTCCCAAAGCTGGGTCACCTGAGGCGGGGGCAGGGCTCATGCCCAAGGGAGTCCGTGGATAGTTCAGGGAGGTGGTTTCACCAAGCAGCACTCACCGAGGTAAAGACTCATGCACAGGAACACAATGAGGCCAAACCAGGCATTGAAGAACATGCTGAAGTAGATGATGCCAATGATGATGTCGGCCAGCGTGGGGATGATGTTGAACACCAGGTAGCTAGGAGGTAAAGTCAAGCAACGAAGAAAGGTTTAAGGGCTCGGAGCCAGCAACTCTCCCTAGTGGGTTTCAGCGTAATGTTTTGTTTCCAACAGCAACAGACTGGAATCAACCGAATTGCCCCTTAAGAGGGAGATGGCGAAATAAGCCATAGAATGCCCAAATTATAGAATGCTCTGGATCAATTATAATGAATGAGGAAGATCTTCATGTGTGGGTTAAAATACATCTCCCTAACAGTTTGATAATAAGGCCATTCTGAGAATAACATCTACGTCATGACACCATTCATTTTAGGAAAAACCTCCACGATACCACATTAATTCTGTGAGtctgcatgtatatatgtaaaaaaacggaaaaaaaagcagaactcaACATACTGAACGGAGTGAGAACCTCTGGAGAAGTGAGCGGAATTCAAAAGAGATTTGCTCTCTGTCTTCCTTATTTGAATTATTACGAGAGCACGTGTAcattaattttacaatttaaaaaaaaaaagaacagaggagCAGCTCCTCAAGCTGGCTCAGTTCTCCTGACAGCCCCGCCACCCCTGCTTCTCCAGACCCGCCCTCCCACACTTCCTTTCCATTGGCTTGGCACCTGAGCAGCCCCGTGACACTGGATGTGCCCCGGTCCACGATCCGCAGCACCTCCCCCGTGCGGCGCCCCAGGTGCCAGTGCAGCGAGAGCTCGTGCAGGTGGGAGAAGAGGCGCAGCTCCACCTGCCGCGAGGTGAACTGCTGCACCCGGATCCATAGGAACGTGCGCAGGTTGCTCACGAAGCCTGGGGGAAGCCAGGGGAGGCCTTGGTAGGGCTGAGAAGCCTAATGACGTCATCGCAGCAGCAAGATGTAAAAGGTCTGAGAGCACcaaggggcctgggggagggacgcctgtgggagaagggagaggggccaATACCAACCAAGGTGAGAGCAGAGTCCCTCATACCTGTACTGCCGGTGCCACCCCCCTGGAGGAACTTGAGGAAGACATAGATGATGACAGTCCAGACCAAGGAGCTCCAAGGTGCCTTCTGGGTCAGCAAGTTCACTATGGAGAAAAAGAGTCCGAGCCCACTTATGGACCCTAAAACCCTCTTCAGGAGAAACTGCCCCAGGAATCAGCCACAGCCTCTTTCTGACCACCCAGCTCCCAACTCTGTCCCATTTCCCTAGGCTAGTCCCCTGCACCAACCAGGCCAATGAAAGACCAGAGTGCTGAGCTGACAACCCTTCTCCCCCTCACCTATGTCCCTGTAGAAGATGGGGACCAACACGTTCAGTCCCCGGTCCAGCCCCATGAGCCCCAGGCAGATGAGCACAACAAACTGCAGAGCTGGACTCCCCCGAGGCCACAGGTAGCCACTCAGTAGGTGGAGTTTCCTGCCAAGGTCTTGCCAGGTAGACCGTGGTGGCTCCTCTGTTGACTGAACCTAGGATGGTGAAACGCATAGGGGAGGGAAGCTCAGAAATCAAAATGAAGTGCACTAGCCAGAAACCCCCTAGGGAAAATGTATGGGATTACAGCTCCCCAGTAACGGTAACAGACCAACAAGCAATCCCTGATGGGGTCAGAAAAGCTAACAGGGCACAAACTGACATTCAGGAAAGAAATGGGTTTTTATGGTGGGAAGAAATGATGACAGAGAATGGAATTAAGATAGATCCGAAGTTTCAGAAACTGAGGTGTACCTGGCTCCTGTCTACATCTTGATCCTCTTCATTGACCCGCAAGGTGTAAGACTGGGGACGAAGTCCAGGGGCCCAGAGCCCCAGGACAAAAAGCCCTCCAGAGACCACATACCGCAGCACCCACAGGCTAAACTGAACCTAGAATTAAACATATGTGGGGAGACTATCAACGAAGGCCAGAATCCCATTGTTACTACTTACAACACATCTGGGTACTGGGGTAGGGCACACACCCAGGTCCTCCTCAGGGGCCCAGCATCtaataggctttaaaaaaaaatccacagtgaCTCAGCACAGCCACTCCCCACCAGCTGGCTATCAGCTCCCAGCAGCGCTggcccctcctttcttccctttcttagaGGCATTCGAAAGCATGGAGCCAGTGTGACCAGACATGCCATCTTTCTTCCCAGCGCCCGCTACCCacgcttcccctccccccacgaGGTCACTCACCTGCTGGCTCAAGTTCGCCCTTGCCCACCACCACTGTGGGCTGTTCCAAGACACGAGGGCCAAGTTCTCGGCTGCAAAAGCCACAGTCCAGAGGAGCAGGAGACCCGGGCTGTGCGTGAACTTGATCCAGACGCCCATTGCTAGCTTCTGCCGTGCCTGGCTCCGTTCCACCACAAGCAGCCCCAGGCCACAGGCACTGGCCACAGTCCCCAATACAGAAGCCAGCAATAGGTAGACTGGCAGTGGGGCACCCTGGGCAGTGCCCACCCGGCCAACCAGGCCGGCTAGGGGCAGCGCCACCTGAAGTGTGGCCAGAAGCAGCTGCAGCACGTAGGGAGCTACGCGAGGGCCGGCCGCCCAAGACACCGCGTCAGCGCCACCTGGCCGCTCCGGACGTTTGCAGGGAAGAACCGGCACCAAGGCCAGAGCCCCCAGGCCCATCAGCGTCGAGGGTACAAGTGTGAAGAAGAAGCAGGGGCTGAGGCCACCCTTCGCCCAGACCGGACCCGCGGGTCCTTCGGCCTCACAGTAGTTGCCCACAGTCACCATGGCAATGCGTGGCCGCCGGCCGAGGCTGAGGGGACTGAGGAACGGGAGAACTGGACCGGCCGCTCGGGACGGGGCGCGGAATCCCGGGTATCTCGGGTCATGGAGCCTCGGGGCGCTAAGCCGCGGGGGTCGCGGGGCAGGGACGAACGTGGACCTGGCCACACCATCCACTCGCTTCGCGCACGCGCCGCCGCCACGCACTCACGCCGGGCACGTACGCCGTCTCCGCCGTCAGCCCCTAGCTCGCGGCCGGGGACCCTCCGGCCAAGTCTGGGCCCACAGGAATGTTCAGCCTCTGCCTCCAGCCGCTCTCTTCCGCAGCAGCCCCGCCCACCAGGGCCGCTCCCAGCCCCTACCCAGGGCCCCATTGGCCGAGTGTCTCCGAAGGGGCGGGGGAATGGTGCACGCTGGGGAAGGCAAAATAGACCAGCGGAGTCGGCATGGTCACGTGCTCAGGGCGGGAAATCTGACCGCACGTCCTGCCGGAGTCCTTGACCTCCACGGAACCAGGGATCGGAAGCTGCCCTCTGCTCGCCCACTAGGTCGGTATATCCAAGCGATCGCATTGGCCAGCTTTCCCACAGGGCCGACCCGGTCCCTAGCCACCTGGGTGGTTCACACACACCCCACGCCCCGCTTGCCCCCAGAACCTTGGCCACTCGAGACAACAAGCCGTGACCTGGTCAAAATCCCTTCTTTATTAAGGGTTGTCAAGCTGTACACGGTCCCCACCCCACTCCGCTGTAAGTTCGGGCAGCGTAGTTCACCGCTCACCCGCAGCGGACCGCAGCTGGGC
This Balaenoptera musculus isolate JJ_BM4_2016_0621 chromosome 7, mBalMus1.pri.v3, whole genome shotgun sequence DNA region includes the following protein-coding sequences:
- the ZFAND2B gene encoding AN1-type zinc finger protein 2B isoform X3 codes for the protein MEFPDLGAHCSEPSCQRLDFLPLKCDACSGIFCADHVAYAQHHCGSAYEKDIQVPVCPLCNVPVPVARGEPPDRAVGEHIDGDCRSDPAQQKRKIFTNKCERYGCRQREMMKLTCDHCGRNFCIKHRHPLDHDCSGEGHPTSRAGATTQSPSRTASPVIALQNGLSEDEALQRALELSLAEAKPQVPSSQEEEDLALAQALSASEAEYRQRQAQSRSLKPSNCNLC
- the ZFAND2B gene encoding AN1-type zinc finger protein 2B isoform X4, with the protein product MEFPDLGAHCSEPSCQRLDFLPLKCDACSGIFCADHVAYAQHHCGSAYEKDIQVPVCPLCNVPVPVARGEPPDRAVGEHIDGDCRSDPAQQKRKIFTNKCERYGCRQREMMKLTCDHCGRNFCIKHRHPLDHDCSGEGHPTSRAGLAAISRAQSLASSTKTIPSPNQTLPSSTSASRATTQSPSRTASPVIALQNGLSEDEALQRALELSLAEAKPQVPRLRAAA
- the ZFAND2B gene encoding AN1-type zinc finger protein 2B isoform X2; amino-acid sequence: MEFPDLGAHCSEPSCQRLDFLPLKCDACSGIFCADHVAYAQHHCGSAYEKDIQVPVCPLCNVPVPVARGEPPDRAVGEHIDGDCRSDPAQQKRKIFTNKCERYGCRQREMMKLTCDHCGRNFCIKHRHPLDHDCSGEGHPTSRAGLAAISRAQSLASSTKTIPSPNQTLPSSTSASRATTQSPSRTASPVIALQNGLSEDEALQRALELSLAEAKPQVPSSQEEEDLALAQALSASEAEYRQRQGPQGEEARSSLE
- the ZFAND2B gene encoding AN1-type zinc finger protein 2B isoform X1; protein product: MEFPDLGAHCSEPSCQRLDFLPLKCDACSGIFCADHVAYAQHHCGSAYEKDIQVPVCPLCNVPVPVARGEPPDRAVGEHIDGDCRSDPAQQKRKIFTNKCERYGCRQREMMKLTCDHCGRNFCIKHRHPLDHDCSGEGHPTSRAGLAAISRAQSLASSTKTIPSPNQTLPSSTSASRATTQSPSRTASPVIALQNGLSEDEALQRALELSLAEAKPQVPSSQEEEDLALAQALSASEAEYRQRQAQSRSLKPSNCNLC
- the ABCB6 gene encoding ATP-binding cassette sub-family B member 6, mitochondrial — translated: MVTVGNYCEAEGPAGPVWAKGGLSPCFFFTLVPSTLMGLGALALVPVLPCKRPERPGGADAVSWAAGPRVAPYVLQLLLATLQVALPLAGLVGRVGTAQGAPLPVYLLLASVLGTVASACGLGLLVVERSQARQKLAMGVWIKFTHSPGLLLLWTVAFAAENLALVSWNSPQWWWARANLSQQVQFSLWVLRYVVSGGLFVLGLWAPGLRPQSYTLRVNEEDQDVDRSQVQSTEEPPRSTWQDLGRKLHLLSGYLWPRGSPALQFVVLICLGLMGLDRGLNVLVPIFYRDIVNLLTQKAPWSSLVWTVIIYVFLKFLQGGGTGSTGFVSNLRTFLWIRVQQFTSRQVELRLFSHLHELSLHWHLGRRTGEVLRIVDRGTSSVTGLLSYLVFNIIPTLADIIIGIIYFSMFFNAWFGLIVFLCMSLYLALTIVVTEWRTKFRRAMNTQENATRARAVDSLLNFETVKYYNAESYEVERYREAIIKYQGLEWKSSASLVLLNQTQNLVIGLGLLSGSLLCAYFVSEQKLQVGDFVLFGTYIIQLYMPLNWFGTYYRMIQTNFIDMENMFDLLKEETEVKDLPGAGPLHFQRGQIEFENVHFSYTDGRETLQDVSFTVMPGQTLALVGPSGAGKSTILRLLFRFYDISSGCIRIDGQNISQVTQVSLRSHIGVVPQDTVLFNDTIANNIRYGRITAGNDEVKAAAQAAGIHDTITAFAEGYDTQVGERGLKLSGGEKQRVAIARTILKAPDIVLLDEATSALDTPNERAIQASLAKVCANRTTIVVAHRLSTVVSADQILVIKDGCIVERGRHEALLSRGGVYADMWQLQQQGQEVSEDTKPQTKAW